A window of the Lactuca sativa cultivar Salinas chromosome 7, Lsat_Salinas_v11, whole genome shotgun sequence genome harbors these coding sequences:
- the LOC128127275 gene encoding uncharacterized protein LOC128127275 — protein MVCDANRNIISYSDVKWIILRGKEVSNENKVLFSQAVDIFHADNGRFRLHMSTLCYVDNACKLFGSPIVTTGMFRVFGANVAELPIVATNETNQGKRYFQLFFNCFEKLLRYLKVMRMVIPTAEDVKSMWIQKFGFQKVTPAQRNE, from the exons ATGGTCTGTGATGCGAACAGAAACATAATCAGCTATTCCGATGTGAAGTGGATTATTTTGCGTGGGAAAGAAGTTTCTAATGAGAACAAAGTGTTGTTTTCACAAGCTGTTGATATCTTTCAT GCAGATAATGGGCGATTCCGACTTCACATGAGTACATTGTGTTATGTTGATAATGCA TGTAAATTGTTTGGGTCACCAATTGTTACAACCGGAATGTTTCGTGTATTTGGGGCAAATGTTGCAGAGCTTCCAATAGTTGCTACTAATGAAACCAACCAAGGAAAG AGGTACTTCCAACTATTCTTCAACTGCTTTGAGAAGCTACTCAGGTATCTCAAGGTTATGAGGATGGTAATTCCTACTGCCGAGGATGTTAAATCCATGTGGATTCAGAAATTTGGTTTTCAAAAAGTAACCCCAGCTCAG agGAATGAATAG